The following are encoded in a window of Telmatobacter sp. DSM 110680 genomic DNA:
- a CDS encoding ATP-binding protein: MPIDSNSRRRSVLFLGAGVLLFFALLGGLQAFNTSNVRFLSPETSGETLAFTGLTVVVFLLLLVLLLLLLRNILKLYADQSSSALGARLRTRMVLGAALIALTPAVFMFLFSFQLMNRSIDRWFSPNTSQLREDSTRVVLELAQYVTSNARGEAESIAATGAPDGDASTLERTLASHRITLEGGFVLVYDQGRHVISSFAAPPETSPASLIPWLPEKTNDPKFQSVIPLQGPLSRSIFLSAQGNDEPIVRIAGQDYALGKSATPSGKLVIAALPMPQGLSQTTARIRQGAAEYWDLFRSRNSIRATFFLMLLLITVVVFFSSVWLALFLSKQITRPVEALADAMDEIAAGKYEHRVGLVTTGEMAELVRSFNHMAADLEASRKLAETSSAQLTAANQAIEARRRELETILETIPSGVVTLNGSGVVLQANRAFSVLIGQDENLSLRGQKLDVLLPPDSFEELSGVIRRGQRMGAASTELEFHLRGRNMHLAVTSARLELAQGRSGTILVVEDTSELLRAQRQLAWKEVAQRVAHEIKNPLTPIALSAERIGRHLDRSQPDSPSIIRKCSEVILACVGTLRTLVDQFSALAQFPAPQPRPCDMNQIADEALALFAGRLDGITVKRDLEPGLPPVLADHEAIRRALANLIDNAAEAMQGSLLRVLCVHSSLAEDGAAVEIEVSDTGHGLTEEIRERLFLPFYSTKHRGTGLGLSIASKIIQELGGSIRAESNSPKGARFLIRLPLLDHPEQIHPDTNAGASSLTEARS; encoded by the coding sequence CCATCGACAGCAACTCACGGCGCCGTTCTGTCCTATTTCTCGGCGCGGGCGTGTTGCTGTTCTTCGCGTTGTTGGGCGGCCTTCAGGCTTTCAATACTTCGAATGTTCGCTTCCTCAGCCCAGAAACCTCAGGGGAGACGCTTGCGTTTACGGGCCTCACCGTTGTCGTCTTCCTGCTGTTGCTGGTTCTGCTTCTTTTATTACTTCGCAACATCCTCAAGCTTTACGCGGATCAAAGCAGCAGCGCTCTCGGCGCGCGTCTCCGGACGCGGATGGTCCTCGGCGCCGCGCTTATTGCTCTTACACCTGCGGTCTTCATGTTTCTGTTCAGCTTTCAGCTGATGAACCGCTCGATTGACCGCTGGTTCTCGCCCAACACCTCGCAGCTCCGTGAGGACTCCACGCGCGTGGTGTTGGAACTTGCGCAGTATGTCACCAGCAATGCGCGCGGAGAAGCCGAATCCATCGCCGCTACCGGCGCGCCCGATGGAGATGCATCAACGCTGGAAAGGACCCTGGCATCCCATCGCATCACTCTTGAGGGAGGCTTTGTTCTCGTCTATGACCAGGGCCGCCATGTCATCTCCAGCTTTGCAGCACCTCCAGAAACCAGTCCGGCGAGTCTCATTCCCTGGCTTCCTGAGAAAACAAATGACCCGAAATTTCAATCCGTCATTCCGCTGCAAGGTCCACTTTCGAGGAGTATTTTCCTCTCGGCACAGGGCAATGACGAACCTATCGTCCGCATTGCAGGTCAGGATTATGCTCTAGGCAAGTCAGCAACGCCATCGGGAAAGCTTGTGATCGCGGCTCTCCCCATGCCACAGGGGCTCAGCCAGACCACTGCTCGGATTCGCCAGGGGGCAGCTGAATACTGGGATTTGTTTCGCTCCCGCAACAGCATTCGCGCCACATTCTTTCTCATGCTGCTGCTTATCACGGTGGTGGTCTTTTTCTCCAGCGTCTGGCTTGCTCTGTTTCTTTCCAAGCAGATTACCCGTCCGGTTGAAGCATTGGCAGATGCCATGGACGAGATCGCCGCAGGCAAATATGAGCATCGCGTCGGGCTTGTTACAACGGGCGAAATGGCAGAGCTCGTGCGTTCGTTCAACCACATGGCGGCCGATCTCGAGGCCAGCCGTAAGCTTGCCGAAACCTCTTCAGCCCAACTCACTGCCGCCAACCAGGCTATTGAAGCTCGCCGTCGCGAACTTGAAACAATTCTCGAGACCATTCCCTCCGGCGTCGTCACCCTTAATGGTTCCGGTGTTGTGCTTCAGGCCAATCGCGCTTTCTCCGTGTTGATTGGCCAGGATGAGAACCTCAGTCTTCGTGGTCAGAAGCTTGACGTTCTGTTGCCACCCGACTCCTTTGAAGAACTCTCCGGCGTCATCCGCCGCGGACAACGAATGGGCGCGGCTTCTACCGAGTTGGAATTTCATCTGCGTGGCCGCAATATGCACCTTGCCGTCACCAGCGCTCGCCTGGAACTGGCACAAGGCAGATCCGGGACGATCCTCGTCGTCGAAGATACTTCGGAACTTCTAAGGGCCCAGCGCCAACTCGCATGGAAAGAGGTGGCTCAGCGCGTCGCTCACGAAATCAAAAATCCTTTGACCCCCATCGCTCTTTCAGCGGAGCGCATCGGGCGCCATCTCGATCGCAGTCAGCCGGACTCGCCCTCCATCATCCGCAAATGCAGCGAAGTCATCCTCGCCTGCGTCGGAACTCTTCGTACCCTCGTCGACCAGTTCTCGGCGCTTGCACAATTTCCCGCGCCGCAACCGCGGCCCTGCGACATGAATCAGATCGCCGACGAAGCCCTTGCATTGTTTGCCGGTCGGCTCGACGGCATCACTGTCAAACGCGATCTTGAACCGGGCCTCCCCCCAGTTCTTGCTGATCACGAAGCCATTCGTCGTGCCTTGGCTAACCTCATCGACAATGCAGCCGAGGCCATGCAGGGTAGCCTGCTTCGCGTGCTTTGCGTGCACAGTTCGCTTGCGGAAGACGGCGCTGCTGTAGAAATTGAAGTTTCAGATACCGGTCACGGGCTCACTGAAGAGATACGTGAACGCCTGTTTTTGCCGTTCTATTCCACCAAGCACCGCGGCACCGGACTAGGGCTCTCGATTGCCTCCAAGATTATCCAGGAGCTGGGCGGATCAATTCGCGCCGAGAGCAACTCACCGAAGGGCGCGCGCTTTCTCATCCGCCTCCCACTACTTGATCATCCCGAGCAGATTCATCCCGACACGAATGCCGGGGCGTCTTCACTCACTGAGGCGCGCTCATGA
- a CDS encoding sigma-54 dependent transcriptional regulator has product MNHVLVVDDEAEIRTSLEEILTEEGYAVATAATAAEALLLVEDAPYDVVLLDIWLPDRDGLDVLADIHAVALEKRPEVVIISGHGTIEAAVKATKLGAYDFLEKPLSLDRTLIVLKNAVEARRLRSENMEFKRQFSVGAVLTGESVPVKALRQQIRLMAPTNGRVLIYGESGTGKELIARAIHAESLRRDGVFVELNCAAIPEAHIESELFGYRHGAQPGGPPEQRGTLERADGGSLFLDEVGDMSLKTQAKMLSALDDQMFTPVGGTQPLCVDVRVIASTNKDLEEEIVKGNFREDLFYRLNVVPFFVPPLRERKQDIPLLAREFLTEFGRQYGRPRIEISTEALEVLQQYHWPGNVRELKNVIERVLILNPRTLRIERKQLPPLTHKSGSRSAEDFSTLQQARDAYERDYILKKIEEARNNVSRAAELLGLERSHLYRKMKALGITVRE; this is encoded by the coding sequence ATGAATCATGTCCTCGTAGTCGACGACGAGGCGGAAATTCGCACGTCTCTCGAAGAGATTCTCACTGAAGAGGGTTATGCTGTGGCAACCGCCGCGACTGCGGCTGAAGCCCTGTTGCTCGTTGAAGATGCACCGTACGACGTTGTCCTGCTCGACATCTGGCTTCCGGATCGCGACGGACTCGATGTTCTGGCCGACATCCATGCGGTGGCTTTGGAAAAACGTCCTGAAGTTGTCATCATCTCCGGACACGGCACGATCGAAGCGGCTGTCAAAGCCACAAAACTTGGGGCTTACGACTTTCTTGAAAAGCCGCTCTCGCTCGATCGCACGCTGATCGTCCTCAAGAATGCCGTCGAAGCCCGTCGCCTTCGCAGCGAAAACATGGAATTCAAACGCCAGTTCAGCGTGGGTGCTGTACTCACCGGCGAAAGCGTTCCGGTGAAGGCGCTGCGTCAGCAAATTCGGCTCATGGCGCCGACCAACGGTCGCGTCCTGATCTATGGAGAGTCTGGAACTGGCAAGGAACTCATCGCGCGCGCCATTCATGCCGAGAGCCTTCGCCGGGACGGCGTTTTCGTGGAGTTGAACTGCGCTGCCATACCCGAGGCACACATCGAGTCCGAGCTTTTTGGCTATCGTCATGGCGCGCAACCCGGTGGCCCGCCGGAGCAGCGCGGCACACTCGAGCGTGCAGATGGCGGTTCGCTCTTTCTCGACGAGGTGGGCGACATGAGCCTCAAGACGCAGGCCAAGATGCTCAGCGCTCTCGATGATCAGATGTTCACTCCCGTTGGAGGAACGCAGCCGTTGTGCGTGGACGTGCGCGTCATCGCCTCGACGAATAAGGACCTCGAAGAAGAAATTGTCAAAGGAAACTTCCGTGAAGATCTCTTTTACCGTCTCAACGTTGTCCCCTTCTTCGTGCCTCCGCTACGCGAACGCAAGCAGGACATCCCGCTACTGGCGCGCGAATTTCTCACTGAGTTCGGCCGCCAATACGGACGCCCCCGCATAGAGATCAGCACAGAAGCTCTGGAAGTGCTGCAGCAATATCACTGGCCGGGCAATGTGCGCGAATTGAAGAATGTCATTGAGCGCGTATTGATCCTGAACCCGCGGACCCTGCGCATCGAACGCAAACAGCTTCCGCCGCTTACCCACAAGTCCGGCTCACGCTCGGCGGAAGATTTTTCTACGCTGCAGCAGGCACGCGACGCCTACGAGCGCGATTACATTCTTAAGAAGATTGAAGAGGCTCGCAACAATGTAAGCCGCGCAGCTGAACTACTTGGTCTGGAGCGTAGTCATCTCTACCGGAAGATGAAAGCACTCGGCATCACTGTACGCGAGTAG
- a CDS encoding J domain-containing protein — protein MIDYYEFLQISPHADADTIHRVYRYLAARFHPDNPESGDAEMFRLLKMAFDTLSNRSRRAEYDAICRQEAVEPSPLSNSIDFLDSVEGEMNRRVAVLAVLYFKRRANSRFPEVSLAEIERRMGFPRDYLDFTTWYLLKKGFISKADNSDFTLTAEGVDFIETQRINLPVLNRLLTDGKDKFVKSSQNQKTSSNGSSASHGAIGSKAIILPSTTSVWLDRRQTGQDRRRGANVQAISGSDRRAGRRDRRVNTNDRRQNTGDRRSYALVNRQDDLPSTRVQ, from the coding sequence ATGATCGACTACTACGAGTTCCTGCAGATCAGTCCGCACGCAGATGCGGATACCATCCATCGCGTCTACCGCTATCTTGCGGCCCGATTCCACCCGGACAACCCGGAGTCAGGCGACGCAGAGATGTTCCGCCTGCTCAAGATGGCTTTCGACACTCTGTCGAATCGATCGCGCCGCGCCGAATATGACGCAATTTGCCGTCAGGAGGCAGTAGAGCCCAGTCCACTTTCCAATTCCATTGACTTCTTGGATAGTGTCGAAGGCGAGATGAACCGGCGCGTCGCGGTGCTAGCGGTCCTCTACTTCAAGCGCCGGGCTAATTCGCGCTTTCCCGAAGTGTCGCTGGCGGAGATTGAGAGGCGCATGGGATTTCCCCGGGATTATCTCGATTTCACCACCTGGTATCTGCTGAAAAAGGGCTTTATTTCGAAGGCCGATAACTCTGACTTCACGCTGACGGCCGAGGGCGTGGATTTCATCGAAACGCAGCGCATCAACCTGCCGGTGCTGAACAGATTGCTGACGGATGGTAAGGATAAGTTCGTAAAATCAAGTCAAAATCAAAAGACTTCATCGAATGGATCGTCAGCCTCGCATGGTGCAATTGGCTCGAAGGCGATCATCCTTCCCTCGACGACATCAGTGTGGCTCGATCGGCGCCAGACTGGCCAAGACCGGCGGCGTGGCGCGAATGTTCAGGCAATTTCGGGGTCAGATCGGCGGGCAGGCAGGCGAGATCGGCGCGTGAACACGAACGATCGGCGGCAGAACACGGGAGACCGAAGATCCTACGCGCTCGTGAACAGGCAAGATGATTTGCCTTCTACTCGCGTACAGTGA
- a CDS encoding recombinase family protein yields MAYFERIRDVVSEPFSSDVIRQRTSAGWQMVSIEWRRELPDSETPSDGAFSEAIPFGLRISEDCKRLEVDPHENQVLLLMMDLLAQDFSYSAIVSDLNEKGFRTREGRPWSRVAVFNMMPRLIEVGPRIFSSEEWEQRRIKLARREAP; encoded by the coding sequence ATGGCCTATTTCGAGCGGATACGAGATGTGGTGTCCGAGCCATTCAGCTCGGACGTGATCCGTCAGCGCACATCTGCCGGCTGGCAGATGGTCTCGATCGAGTGGCGGCGCGAGCTGCCTGACTCCGAGACCCCATCCGACGGAGCGTTTAGCGAAGCGATCCCGTTTGGCTTGCGCATCTCAGAAGACTGCAAGCGTCTTGAAGTCGACCCTCACGAAAATCAGGTCCTTCTCCTTATGATGGATCTTCTGGCACAGGATTTCTCCTACTCGGCCATCGTCAGCGATCTGAATGAAAAGGGTTTTCGGACTCGCGAAGGCAGACCCTGGAGCAGGGTAGCCGTCTTCAATATGATGCCGCGGTTAATCGAAGTTGGCCCGCGCATCTTCTCCAGCGAAGAGTGGGAACAACGTCGTATCAAGCTGGCTCGACGCGAAGCGCCATAG
- a CDS encoding TonB-dependent receptor — protein sequence MPFVCGKLFRTLPLAALLIAAVAAPAAQGGNAGSVRGTVTDPSAAVIPGATVHLSNAISGLDRTVTTDGTGQFEIDNVPFNNYQLSVSASGFAPLSQSFVLRSSVGASLKLVLKIASADSTVTVEASGDLVETDPTFHTDVDRDMFIKVPMESQSSSLSSLVTATTPGVSSDSNGLFHGLGDHASNSFSVDGQAITDQQSKVFSNQVPSNSIQSIQVISGAPPAEYGDKTSLVIVATTRSGQGVTKPTGSVTSSYGTFGSASAGFDLSYGGKNWGDFVELDGLNSGRFLDPPEFAVFHDKGNEENFFDRIDYSFSAIDSVHLDLNYSRSWFQTPNSYDNLNVLNVVDGGTSATPVFGVIGNTDQHSKIGTYNISPTYTRIIGSDSVFNIGAFVRRDDYNYYPSGNPLADLGAPNLQTSSIGQNRTLTNAGLHSDISYAKGIHTIKAGVQFSHTFLRENDKLGVVEAIYNAPCIDAGGIPLPGYSDPSQCVAGGAFANPNYQTVLAPYDLTRGGGLFAFTGRADVKETALYVEDQIKKGNWLFNLGLRQDFYNGLSTAKQTEPRVGVAYNIKPSATVLRVSYARTLETPFNENLVLSSNGCSNIVLAPLLNCSSGVSTTEQPGFRNEFHAGLEQAFGKRVIVSGEYIWKYTHNAFDFSVLGNTPITFPIDWHNSKIPGYALHVEVPEFHHFSAYSVMSSVAARFFPPQVAGAGATVGQTGLPFRIDHDEKFNQTSHVQYTYSRGKVLNGLWSGFNWRYDSGQVAGAAPCYNPLSNDPNSACDSTSTTLNGQPAIDLSSLTADEEFQAGLMCGGQKATPGSPLPTICPASEYASTLLRIPAPGTGNNDHNPPRIAPRSLFDVSVGKNNLFHTDHFKTDLDFTAVNVTNNYALYNFLSTFSGTHYVTPRALTAKVTLNF from the coding sequence ATGCCGTTTGTTTGCGGCAAGCTTTTTCGCACACTTCCCCTTGCGGCGCTTCTTATTGCGGCCGTCGCAGCACCAGCGGCACAAGGTGGCAATGCTGGTTCGGTTCGCGGCACAGTGACGGACCCATCAGCTGCCGTGATTCCTGGCGCGACTGTTCACCTCTCCAACGCGATCAGCGGACTTGACCGCACCGTTACGACCGATGGCACCGGCCAGTTCGAGATCGACAACGTTCCATTCAATAACTATCAGCTCAGCGTCTCTGCTTCAGGATTCGCTCCTCTCAGCCAAAGTTTCGTTCTGCGCTCTTCCGTTGGAGCCTCGCTGAAACTTGTGTTGAAGATTGCAAGCGCGGATTCAACCGTGACTGTAGAAGCTTCGGGCGACCTGGTGGAAACTGATCCCACGTTCCACACCGACGTTGACCGCGACATGTTCATCAAGGTGCCGATGGAGAGCCAGTCGTCGTCGCTCAGCTCTTTGGTGACCGCCACCACTCCTGGCGTTTCCTCTGACTCCAACGGTCTTTTCCATGGCCTTGGCGACCATGCTTCAAATTCCTTCTCCGTGGATGGCCAGGCGATTACCGACCAGCAAAGCAAAGTCTTTTCCAACCAGGTCCCTTCCAATTCGATTCAGTCTATCCAGGTGATCTCTGGCGCGCCACCGGCTGAATACGGCGACAAGACCAGCCTCGTAATCGTGGCGACCACACGCTCCGGCCAAGGAGTGACCAAGCCAACGGGAAGCGTGACTAGCTCTTACGGAACTTTCGGCTCTGCATCGGCAGGTTTCGATCTCTCCTACGGTGGAAAGAACTGGGGCGACTTTGTAGAACTCGACGGACTCAACTCTGGCCGCTTTCTCGATCCGCCCGAGTTCGCTGTCTTCCACGACAAAGGCAACGAAGAGAACTTTTTCGATCGCATCGACTACAGCTTCTCTGCGATCGACTCCGTCCATCTCGATCTGAACTATAGCCGTTCGTGGTTTCAGACCCCCAATTCGTACGACAATCTGAATGTCTTGAATGTCGTAGACGGAGGAACTTCCGCGACTCCAGTTTTTGGCGTAATTGGCAACACCGATCAGCACTCGAAGATCGGGACCTACAACATTTCTCCCACATACACGCGCATCATTGGAAGTGACTCGGTTTTCAACATCGGCGCATTTGTTCGTCGAGATGACTACAACTACTACCCCAGCGGTAACCCGTTAGCCGATCTGGGCGCGCCAAATTTGCAGACTTCTTCGATTGGGCAAAACCGTACCCTGACGAATGCAGGTCTTCATTCGGATATTTCTTACGCTAAGGGAATTCACACGATCAAAGCCGGCGTGCAGTTCTCGCATACGTTTTTGCGTGAGAACGACAAACTCGGTGTCGTCGAAGCGATCTACAACGCACCCTGCATCGACGCGGGCGGTATTCCGCTGCCTGGATATTCTGATCCATCGCAATGCGTCGCCGGTGGAGCCTTCGCGAATCCGAACTACCAAACCGTGCTCGCTCCTTACGATCTGACGCGCGGTGGTGGCCTGTTTGCGTTCACTGGTCGTGCCGATGTAAAAGAAACTGCTCTTTACGTTGAAGACCAGATCAAAAAAGGAAACTGGCTCTTCAACCTTGGCCTTCGCCAGGATTTCTACAACGGACTCTCCACCGCCAAGCAAACTGAACCGCGCGTAGGCGTGGCGTACAACATCAAGCCGAGCGCCACTGTGCTGCGCGTCTCTTACGCTCGCACGCTTGAGACTCCCTTCAACGAAAATCTTGTGCTCTCGAGTAACGGATGTTCAAATATCGTGCTAGCTCCGCTGCTCAACTGCTCTTCCGGCGTCTCCACGACCGAGCAGCCTGGTTTCCGCAATGAGTTCCATGCCGGTCTGGAGCAGGCATTTGGCAAGCGCGTTATCGTAAGCGGGGAGTACATCTGGAAGTACACGCACAATGCATTTGACTTCAGCGTGCTTGGCAACACACCAATTACTTTTCCGATCGACTGGCACAATTCCAAGATTCCTGGTTACGCATTGCATGTCGAGGTTCCGGAGTTTCACCACTTCAGTGCCTATTCGGTCATGTCCTCTGTCGCCGCGCGGTTCTTCCCGCCGCAAGTGGCGGGCGCAGGGGCTACGGTGGGCCAGACGGGACTTCCATTCAGGATTGACCACGACGAGAAGTTCAACCAGACTTCGCACGTTCAGTACACCTACTCCCGTGGGAAGGTCCTGAACGGCCTATGGAGCGGCTTCAACTGGCGCTATGATTCCGGCCAGGTAGCGGGCGCGGCTCCATGCTACAACCCACTCTCAAACGATCCCAACAGCGCTTGCGACTCGACTTCAACCACCCTGAATGGTCAGCCTGCAATAGACCTGAGCAGCCTTACTGCAGACGAGGAGTTCCAGGCCGGCCTGATGTGCGGAGGGCAGAAAGCCACACCCGGCAGTCCGCTTCCGACCATCTGCCCGGCTTCCGAATATGCTTCCACGCTGCTGCGCATTCCCGCACCTGGCACCGGTAACAATGATCACAATCCACCACGCATCGCGCCCCGTAGTCTCTTCGACGTTTCAGTCGGTAAAAACAACCTGTTCCACACCGACCACTTCAAAACCGACCTCGATTTCACCGCGGTGAACGTGACGAACAACTATGCGCTTTATAACTTCCTTTCTACCTTCAGTGGCACTCACTACGTAACTCCTCGCGCGCTTACCGCGAAAGTGACTCTGAACTTCTAG
- the kdsA gene encoding 3-deoxy-8-phosphooctulonate synthase: protein MSHSFEIGPVHVGEGQLFLIAGPCVIESEAHVRRMAEAIQRITSDLGVPYIFKASYDKANRTSVKSFRGPGLVEGTKILGRLAKDTGLPTLTDVHEPSHCDVAAEAVDVLQIPAFLCRQTDLLVAAGKTGRAVNIKKGQFVAPWDMQHPVEKVRSTGNERVFLTERGASFGYNTLVVDYRSLPVMRAMAPVVFDGTHSVQQPSAANGVSGGQPEFIPLLARAAVAAGVDGVFLEVHDDPEHARSDGANALRLDLLKPLLEKLLAIQKAALGS, encoded by the coding sequence GTGAGTCACTCCTTCGAGATTGGTCCTGTCCATGTAGGCGAGGGCCAGTTGTTTCTTATTGCCGGTCCGTGCGTAATCGAGTCTGAGGCGCACGTGCGCCGGATGGCGGAGGCTATCCAGCGAATCACAAGCGACCTCGGCGTTCCGTACATCTTCAAGGCGAGCTACGATAAGGCAAATCGAACGAGCGTGAAGAGCTTTCGCGGACCAGGGTTGGTCGAAGGCACAAAGATTCTGGGCCGGCTGGCCAAGGATACCGGTTTGCCGACGCTGACAGACGTGCACGAGCCTTCGCACTGCGACGTGGCTGCGGAGGCAGTCGACGTGCTACAGATTCCGGCGTTTCTCTGCCGGCAGACTGACTTGCTGGTTGCGGCCGGAAAAACGGGCCGCGCTGTGAACATCAAGAAAGGTCAATTTGTTGCGCCGTGGGATATGCAACATCCTGTCGAGAAGGTGCGATCGACAGGAAATGAGCGCGTGTTTCTCACCGAACGCGGGGCAAGCTTCGGTTACAACACCTTAGTCGTTGACTACCGATCTTTACCGGTGATGCGTGCGATGGCGCCTGTGGTGTTTGACGGAACTCACTCCGTGCAACAGCCCTCAGCAGCCAATGGCGTAAGCGGTGGACAGCCAGAGTTTATTCCGCTCCTGGCGCGTGCAGCGGTGGCTGCGGGTGTGGATGGGGTGTTTCTGGAAGTGCACGACGATCCAGAGCACGCAAGGTCGGACGGCGCGAATGCGTTGCGGCTGGATCTGCTCAAGCCACTATTGGAGAAACTGCTGGCTATTCAAAAGGCGGCTTTGGGTTCTTAG
- a CDS encoding CTP synthase, whose translation MSAKYVFVTGGVVSSLGKGLAAASIGCLLESRGLRVNMMKFDPYLNVDPGTMSPFQHGEVFVTDDGAETDLDLGHYERFTHAPLSRDNNLTTGRIYEQIILKERRGDYLGKTVQVIPHVTNEIKNAMRKVSANGHDVTIVEIGGTVGDIESLPFLEAIRQMRQELGRENTVFVHLTLVPWIAAAQELKTKPTQHSVKELLGIGIQADVLLCRSDRNLSREMKQKIAAFCNVEERAVIGATTVPSIYEVPLRFAQEGVDSLILKYLHKEAPEADLSKWKDLVDRCYHPKDEVSIGIVGKYVEYEDSYKSLKEALTHGALAHNLKLNVTWIEAEGLESKTPEDTSYEAQLEGFDGILVPGGFGKRGIEGMLNAIKYAREKKVPYFGICLGMQTACIEYARNVCGLKDANSSEFDPAAQHRVIYKLRELLGVEEMGGTMRLGAWTCVIQPETLAHRVYGATEISERHRHRYEFNREYEALLTGGGLQISGSTPDSTYVEIVELPEHPYFIGCQFHPEFKSKPLEPHPLFREFIAASYKNRTFRVDTQSNATPVSVNGHSSERPSA comes from the coding sequence ATGTCGGCAAAGTATGTCTTTGTAACGGGCGGAGTTGTGTCGAGTTTGGGCAAAGGCCTTGCGGCCGCATCGATCGGTTGTTTACTCGAGAGCCGAGGCCTGCGCGTAAACATGATGAAATTTGACCCGTATCTGAACGTCGATCCGGGAACCATGTCGCCGTTTCAGCATGGCGAGGTGTTCGTAACCGACGACGGCGCGGAAACTGACCTGGACCTGGGGCATTACGAGCGGTTCACCCACGCTCCGCTGTCGCGCGACAACAACCTGACCACGGGGCGAATCTACGAGCAGATCATCCTGAAGGAACGGCGCGGAGACTATCTGGGCAAAACGGTGCAGGTGATTCCGCACGTGACCAACGAGATCAAGAATGCAATGCGCAAAGTTTCTGCCAACGGCCACGATGTGACCATCGTGGAAATTGGCGGAACGGTGGGCGATATCGAGTCGCTTCCATTTCTTGAGGCAATTCGCCAGATGCGGCAGGAATTGGGCCGTGAGAATACGGTATTCGTTCACCTGACGTTGGTACCGTGGATCGCTGCTGCGCAGGAACTGAAGACTAAGCCGACACAGCATTCGGTAAAAGAGCTGCTGGGAATCGGGATCCAGGCGGATGTGCTGCTGTGCAGAAGTGATCGCAACCTCAGTCGCGAAATGAAGCAGAAGATCGCGGCTTTTTGCAACGTGGAGGAGCGCGCGGTGATTGGAGCCACAACCGTGCCGTCGATTTACGAGGTGCCGTTAAGGTTTGCGCAGGAGGGTGTGGATTCGTTGATTTTGAAGTACCTGCACAAAGAAGCGCCCGAAGCAGACCTGAGCAAATGGAAGGATCTGGTGGATCGTTGCTATCACCCCAAGGACGAAGTTTCGATCGGGATCGTCGGCAAGTATGTGGAATACGAAGACAGCTACAAATCCCTCAAAGAAGCCCTGACCCATGGGGCGCTGGCGCATAACTTGAAGCTGAACGTGACATGGATTGAGGCGGAAGGGCTGGAGTCAAAGACTCCCGAGGACACGAGCTACGAGGCTCAACTCGAAGGCTTCGATGGAATTCTGGTGCCCGGCGGGTTCGGCAAGCGCGGTATCGAAGGGATGCTCAACGCCATCAAGTATGCACGCGAGAAGAAGGTTCCGTACTTTGGTATCTGCCTCGGCATGCAGACGGCGTGTATCGAATACGCACGCAACGTTTGCGGGCTCAAAGACGCGAACTCCAGCGAGTTCGATCCGGCTGCCCAGCATCGCGTGATCTACAAGCTGCGCGAATTGCTGGGTGTAGAAGAGATGGGCGGAACGATGCGGCTTGGCGCATGGACGTGCGTGATTCAGCCGGAAACGCTGGCACATCGCGTTTACGGTGCAACCGAGATCAGCGAGCGCCACCGGCACCGCTACGAGTTCAACCGCGAGTACGAAGCGCTATTGACGGGTGGGGGATTGCAGATCAGCGGCTCGACCCCTGACTCAACGTACGTGGAGATTGTAGAGTTGCCGGAGCATCCATACTTCATCGGTTGCCAGTTTCATCCAGAATTCAAGTCGAAGCCGTTGGAGCCGCATCCGCTGTTCAGAGAGTTCATAGCGGCGAGTTACAAGAACCGCACTTTCCGAGTCGATACGCAGTCCAACGCGACACCGGTCAGCGTGAATGGGCACTCCTCGGAGCGCCCTTCAGCATAA